Proteins found in one Actinokineospora alba genomic segment:
- a CDS encoding helicase HerA-like domain-containing protein, with amino-acid sequence MPEQSSPAQEIAAGYATSGSAVELGSVVVDGQVDAGARVRIPLAMMNRHGLVAGATGTGKTKTLQGIAEQLSNAGVPVVMADVKGDLSGLAQQGASNDKVTARAADTGDDWAPTAFPVQFLSLGTSGIGVPVRATISGFGPILLSKVLGLNDTQESTLGLIFHWADSKGLPLLDTKDLRSVITHLTSDAGKADLQGIGGVSSATAGVILRALSNLDAQGGNEFFGEPELAVADLIRQTDGKGVISLLELGNLQDKPALFSTFLMWLLAELFEELPEEGDLDAPKLVFFFDEAHLLFHDASKAFLDRIEQTVKLIRSKGVGVFFCTQLPTDVPNAVLSQLGARVQHALRAFTPDDQKALTQTVKTYPTTPHYELDKALTSLGIGEAVVTVLSEKGAPTPVAWTRLRAPRSLMDTIGDDAIKQAAAASELHGKYSQAVDRESAYEMMAQKMAPPAEAPPAEQPQEQRAPEREKEEPGFIEQVMGNSAVKSFFRSAASALGREITRGVFGTRRR; translated from the coding sequence ATGCCTGAGCAGTCGAGTCCGGCCCAGGAGATCGCGGCCGGTTACGCAACGTCGGGGAGTGCGGTCGAGTTGGGGTCGGTGGTCGTGGACGGCCAGGTCGACGCGGGGGCCCGGGTGCGGATTCCGTTGGCGATGATGAACCGGCATGGGCTGGTCGCGGGTGCGACGGGCACGGGTAAGACGAAGACTTTGCAGGGGATCGCCGAGCAGTTGTCCAATGCCGGGGTGCCGGTGGTGATGGCTGATGTCAAGGGTGATCTTTCGGGGTTGGCGCAGCAGGGCGCGTCGAATGACAAGGTCACGGCGCGGGCCGCGGACACGGGGGACGACTGGGCGCCGACCGCGTTCCCCGTGCAGTTCCTGTCGTTGGGGACCAGTGGCATCGGGGTGCCGGTGCGGGCGACGATCAGCGGGTTCGGGCCGATCTTGTTGTCGAAGGTGCTCGGTCTCAACGACACCCAGGAGTCCACGCTCGGGTTGATCTTCCACTGGGCGGATTCGAAGGGTCTGCCGCTGCTCGACACCAAGGATCTCCGCTCGGTGATCACGCACCTCACCAGCGACGCGGGCAAGGCCGACCTGCAGGGCATCGGCGGTGTGTCCTCGGCCACCGCGGGCGTCATCCTTCGTGCACTGTCCAATTTGGACGCCCAGGGTGGGAACGAGTTCTTCGGCGAGCCCGAGTTGGCGGTGGCCGACCTCATTCGCCAGACCGACGGCAAGGGTGTCATCAGCCTGTTGGAGTTGGGCAACCTGCAGGATAAGCCCGCCTTGTTCTCCACTTTCCTGATGTGGCTGCTGGCCGAGCTGTTCGAGGAGCTGCCCGAGGAGGGCGACCTGGACGCGCCCAAGCTGGTGTTCTTCTTCGACGAGGCGCACCTGCTCTTCCATGACGCGTCGAAGGCGTTCCTCGACCGTATCGAGCAGACCGTGAAGCTGATCCGGTCCAAGGGCGTCGGTGTGTTCTTCTGCACACAGCTGCCGACTGACGTGCCCAACGCGGTCCTCTCGCAGCTCGGCGCGCGCGTGCAGCACGCGCTGCGGGCGTTCACCCCGGACGACCAGAAGGCGCTGACGCAGACCGTCAAGACGTACCCGACGACCCCGCACTACGAGCTGGACAAGGCGCTGACCTCGCTGGGGATCGGTGAGGCGGTCGTCACGGTACTCAGCGAGAAGGGCGCGCCGACGCCTGTCGCGTGGACCCGGCTGCGCGCGCCGCGTTCCCTGATGGACACCATCGGCGACGACGCCATCAAGCAGGCCGCCGCCGCCTCCGAGCTGCACGGCAAGTACTCGCAGGCAGTCGACCGTGAGTCCGCCTACGAGATGATGGCGCAGAAGATGGCGCCACCTGCCGAGGCGCCCCCGGCTGAGCAGCCGCAGGAGCAGCGGGCGCCCGAGCGGGAGAAGGAAGAGCCGGGTTTCATCGAGCAGGTGATGGGCAACAGCGCGGTCAAGTCGTTCTTCCGGTCGGCCGCGAGCGCGCTGGGCCGCGAGATCACGCGGGGGGTGTTCGGCACTCGCAGGCGGTGA
- a CDS encoding PH domain-containing protein, whose protein sequence is MNNTEWQLRAPVNLVSRRAILHWTLSALAGWVVVLGGQGIHLLVKDHPPAWARAVAIVSVVVAVVHVLVMPRWRYAVHRWETNPDAVFTRSGWINQEWRLAPVSRIQTVDTARGPLQQLLKLATVTVTTASAAGPVKIENLDASVAARLTDELVSTTQATPGDAT, encoded by the coding sequence GTGAACAACACGGAGTGGCAGCTTCGCGCGCCGGTCAACCTGGTGAGTCGGCGGGCGATCCTGCATTGGACGCTCAGCGCGCTGGCCGGCTGGGTGGTCGTGCTCGGCGGGCAGGGCATCCACCTGCTGGTCAAGGACCATCCCCCGGCCTGGGCGCGGGCGGTGGCGATCGTGAGCGTCGTCGTGGCGGTGGTGCACGTGCTGGTCATGCCGCGCTGGCGGTACGCGGTGCACCGGTGGGAGACGAACCCGGACGCGGTGTTCACCCGCAGCGGGTGGATCAACCAGGAGTGGCGGCTCGCGCCCGTGTCGCGGATCCAGACGGTCGACACCGCCCGTGGGCCGTTGCAGCAGCTGCTCAAGCTGGCGACCGTCACGGTCACCACAGCGTCCGCCGCCGGGCCGGTGAAGATCGAGAACCTGGACGCCAGTGTCGCCGCCCGGCTCACCGATGAGCTGGTCTCGACCACCCAGGCGACCCCGGGGGACGCCACGTGA
- a CDS encoding SDR family oxidoreductase, whose amino-acid sequence MTTYFVTGATGFLGRRLVERLVSRPDCDTVHVLVRQRSMERFTEAATHWSRPELVVPVIGDLSEPGLGIDPATLPYGVDHVVHLGAIYDFTASDEANRTANVVGTAHALDFAAAVGASLFHHVSSIAVAGDHRGRFTEADFDLGQHHHSPYHATKFEAERLVRAQDAVPYRIYRPAAVVGDSRTGEMDKIDGPYYFLPALTRLARLPAALPLVAPGLGGTNIVPVDYVVDAMAHLMHVDAAPGQTYHLTENGRQRVVDVFNALAAAVGAPQIKATLPFRLPPARRVGPVPAAVLAELGIPAEVVPHMDLPTVFDSTATIAALEGSGITLPPLRSYADALVRYWAEHLDPERAWLHAESLRGKRIAITGASSGIGKATALAAARKGATVLLVARRQPELEQLRETIETAGGVAEVHPCDLTDADSVDALVKNLGVVDMLVNNAGRSIRRSVHLSVDRLHDFERTMSLNYFAPLRLTLGLLPGMRARGFGRIVNVTTMGLQTDTPRFSAYLASKGALESFSRAAGRELLTDGITIASVRMPLVRTPMIGATKAYSRMPASSPRTAADLVIRALEGRGEVVQRAEGFAMELLRVFAPGVSRQLMNVAYRVMPESAPEARSRPERPLAVLASAVVRPIWRGLR is encoded by the coding sequence ATGACGACGTACTTCGTGACCGGCGCGACGGGGTTCCTCGGCCGCAGGCTGGTCGAGCGGCTGGTTTCGCGACCCGACTGCGACACCGTGCACGTCCTGGTGCGGCAGCGGTCGATGGAGCGGTTCACCGAAGCGGCGACGCACTGGTCCAGGCCCGAGCTGGTGGTGCCCGTCATCGGCGACCTGTCCGAGCCGGGGCTCGGAATCGATCCGGCCACGCTGCCCTACGGCGTCGATCATGTCGTGCACCTGGGCGCGATCTACGACTTCACCGCATCGGATGAGGCCAACCGCACCGCCAACGTCGTCGGCACCGCCCACGCCCTCGACTTCGCCGCCGCCGTCGGGGCCTCGCTGTTCCACCACGTCTCCTCGATCGCCGTCGCGGGCGATCACCGCGGGCGGTTCACCGAGGCCGACTTCGATCTCGGCCAGCACCACCACTCGCCGTACCACGCGACCAAGTTCGAAGCCGAACGCCTGGTGCGCGCGCAGGACGCGGTGCCTTACCGGATCTACCGCCCGGCCGCTGTCGTCGGCGATTCACGGACCGGCGAGATGGACAAGATCGACGGCCCGTACTACTTCCTGCCGGCGCTGACCCGCCTCGCCCGGCTGCCCGCCGCGCTGCCACTGGTGGCGCCGGGGCTCGGCGGGACCAACATCGTCCCGGTCGACTACGTCGTCGACGCCATGGCACACCTGATGCACGTGGACGCAGCGCCGGGCCAGACGTACCACCTCACGGAGAACGGCCGCCAGCGCGTCGTCGACGTGTTCAACGCGCTTGCCGCCGCGGTGGGCGCACCCCAGATCAAGGCGACCCTGCCGTTCCGGCTCCCGCCCGCGCGCCGGGTCGGCCCGGTGCCCGCGGCGGTCCTCGCCGAACTGGGCATCCCGGCCGAGGTCGTCCCGCACATGGACCTGCCCACGGTTTTCGACTCCACCGCGACGATCGCCGCGCTCGAAGGCAGCGGCATCACCCTCCCGCCGCTGCGCTCGTACGCCGACGCGCTGGTCCGGTACTGGGCCGAGCATCTCGACCCGGAACGCGCCTGGCTGCACGCGGAATCGTTGCGCGGCAAGCGGATCGCCATCACCGGGGCGTCCTCCGGCATCGGCAAGGCCACGGCGCTGGCCGCCGCCCGCAAGGGCGCGACCGTGCTCCTGGTGGCGCGGCGGCAGCCCGAACTGGAGCAGCTGCGCGAGACCATCGAGACCGCGGGCGGTGTCGCCGAAGTCCACCCCTGCGACCTCACCGACGCCGACTCCGTCGACGCGCTGGTCAAGAACCTGGGCGTGGTCGACATGCTGGTCAACAACGCGGGCCGCTCGATCCGCCGCTCGGTCCACCTGTCGGTCGACCGCCTCCACGACTTCGAGCGCACCATGTCCCTGAACTACTTCGCGCCACTGCGGCTCACCCTGGGGCTGCTGCCGGGCATGCGCGCGCGGGGATTCGGCCGGATCGTGAACGTGACGACCATGGGGCTGCAGACCGACACCCCGCGGTTCTCCGCGTACCTGGCGTCCAAGGGCGCCCTGGAGTCGTTCAGCCGCGCCGCCGGACGTGAGCTGCTGACCGACGGCATCACGATCGCGTCCGTGCGGATGCCGCTGGTTAGGACGCCGATGATCGGAGCCACGAAGGCGTACTCCCGGATGCCCGCCAGCTCCCCGCGCACGGCGGCGGACTTGGTGATCCGCGCGTTGGAGGGCCGCGGGGAGGTCGTCCAGCGGGCGGAGGGGTTCGCCATGGAACTGCTGCGGGTGTTCGCACCCGGGGTGTCTCGGCAGCTGATGAACGTGGCGTACCGGGTGATGCCGGAGTCCGCCCCGGAAGCCCGCAGCCGCCCGGAACGCCCGCTGGCGGTGCTGGCGTCGGCGGTGGTCCGCCCGATCTGGCGGGGTCTGCGCTAG
- a CDS encoding PH domain-containing protein, with protein sequence MTEFPAAPPVVEPSREWGRLDPRMIIVRPLNELMGLLIPVFILMFAGNGDTWRIVAGGATVGALVLYGLFSWVSTKYRITETQVELHKGLLHRQRLAIPRDRIRTVDLTAKLGHRLFGLSAVRVGTGEQSRTATDGVILDAVTAQEADRLRQVFLRRSTAAEPTVGEDDSTPISHLDKRWYRYAPLTMSGLLTIGLTAGFGMNLARELNLEFSDAALVRSVFRWVLETSPLAVIPAVAGLVLVVSILLSLLAYLLQNHDFRLTRNADGTVRVRRGLLTTRSVSVEEQRLRGVSLHEPLLLRAGRGARLTAVTTGLGRASGSSLLLPPAPRAEAHRVAERVLLADPTSADLTRHPARARTRRLVRAVGPNLVVAGVLALLAGVAGWPHWLWIVAACLVPVSVLLGLDRYRNLGHALTDRYLVSRSGSLDRETVALQRTGIIGWKIEQTLFQRRAGLLSVTAITAAGKGGYTVVDVGESNGLKLADAAIPDLLRPFLRTS encoded by the coding sequence GTGACCGAGTTCCCGGCCGCGCCGCCGGTCGTCGAGCCGAGCCGCGAGTGGGGCAGGCTCGACCCGCGGATGATCATCGTGCGGCCGCTCAACGAACTGATGGGCCTGCTCATCCCGGTGTTCATCCTGATGTTCGCGGGCAACGGCGACACCTGGCGGATCGTCGCGGGTGGCGCGACCGTCGGGGCGCTCGTCCTCTATGGGCTGTTCAGCTGGGTCTCGACGAAGTACCGGATCACCGAGACCCAGGTCGAACTCCACAAAGGACTCCTGCACCGCCAGCGCCTGGCCATTCCGCGCGACCGCATCCGCACGGTCGACCTGACGGCGAAACTCGGCCACCGGCTGTTCGGGCTCTCCGCCGTCCGGGTCGGCACCGGGGAGCAGAGCCGCACCGCCACCGACGGCGTCATCCTCGACGCGGTCACCGCGCAGGAGGCCGACCGGCTGCGCCAGGTGTTCCTGCGCCGAAGCACCGCTGCCGAGCCCACTGTCGGCGAGGACGACAGCACGCCCATCTCGCACCTGGACAAACGCTGGTACCGGTACGCGCCGCTGACGATGTCCGGGCTGCTGACCATCGGTCTCACGGCGGGCTTCGGGATGAACCTCGCCCGCGAGCTGAACCTGGAGTTCTCCGATGCGGCATTGGTCCGGTCGGTGTTCCGCTGGGTGCTCGAAACCAGTCCGCTCGCGGTGATCCCGGCCGTGGCGGGTCTGGTTCTGGTGGTCTCGATCCTGCTCTCGCTGCTCGCATACCTGTTGCAGAACCACGACTTCCGGCTGACCCGCAACGCCGACGGCACCGTCCGCGTCCGGCGCGGACTGCTCACGACCCGCTCGGTTTCGGTCGAGGAGCAGCGGCTGCGCGGGGTCTCGCTGCACGAACCGCTCCTGCTGCGGGCAGGCCGGGGCGCCCGGCTGACCGCCGTGACCACCGGGCTGGGCCGGGCCAGCGGCAGCAGCCTGCTCCTCCCACCCGCCCCCCGCGCCGAGGCGCACCGGGTGGCCGAGCGAGTGCTGCTGGCCGACCCGACCTCGGCCGACCTGACCCGCCACCCCGCGCGGGCGCGGACCCGGCGGCTGGTCCGGGCAGTGGGCCCCAACCTGGTCGTGGCAGGCGTGCTGGCCCTGCTCGCCGGAGTCGCCGGGTGGCCGCACTGGTTGTGGATCGTGGCGGCGTGCCTGGTGCCGGTGTCCGTCCTCCTCGGACTGGACCGCTACCGCAACCTGGGCCACGCCCTGACCGATCGCTACCTGGTCAGCCGTTCGGGCTCGCTCGACCGGGAAACCGTGGCCCTGCAGCGCACCGGGATCATCGGGTGGAAGATCGAGCAGACCTTGTTCCAGCGTCGGGCGGGGTTGTTATCGGTCACCGCGATCACCGCCGCGGGCAAGGGCGGGTACACCGTCGTCGACGTCGGCGAGAGCAACGGCCTCAAACTCGCCGACGCCGCGATTCCCGACCTGCTCAGGCCCTTCCTACGCACCTCGTGA
- a CDS encoding L,D-transpeptidase: MTRGGRAPLRGARVVAAVVAVVAFAAGCTVTAPAAQTEGPSGEATITSGASSTPSVPFALALTPADKAVDVAPGEPVTVAATGGTVTEVLLKGQDGKQVAGAIAADGKSWASAEKLGYGKTYTVTATGKDPAGGTATSASTFTTAKAKRQTALSMNPLDGQKVGVGQPFAFYFDANIADKAAAEKAIKITASPATEGAFYWFGEKEVHWRPKEYWKAGTTVTVDAAVYGKHLGNGVFGREDRKATVTIGDSVVAVADGATHQMTVTVNGVVARTIPISTGKKAHETPVGTYVVMSEHTNYTMDSSTYGVPVDSSAGYRTKVAVASRMSNSGIFYHSAPWSVRDQGVRNVSHGCINMSTENATWLQSISNKGDVITVQNTGGPVLEAWDGLSVWQIPWETWKQGGKR; encoded by the coding sequence ATGACCAGGGGAGGACGTGCGCCGCTACGCGGTGCGCGGGTCGTCGCGGCGGTAGTTGCCGTTGTGGCGTTCGCGGCGGGGTGCACGGTGACCGCACCGGCCGCGCAGACTGAGGGGCCCTCCGGTGAGGCGACGATCACATCGGGGGCGTCCAGCACGCCTTCGGTGCCGTTCGCGCTGGCGTTGACGCCCGCGGACAAGGCGGTGGATGTGGCTCCCGGCGAGCCGGTGACCGTGGCCGCGACCGGCGGGACGGTCACCGAGGTGCTCCTCAAGGGCCAGGACGGAAAGCAGGTCGCGGGCGCGATCGCGGCCGACGGGAAGTCGTGGGCGTCGGCGGAGAAGCTGGGTTACGGCAAGACGTACACGGTCACGGCCACCGGCAAGGACCCCGCGGGCGGCACGGCCACGTCCGCGTCGACGTTCACCACGGCCAAGGCGAAGCGGCAGACCGCCCTGTCGATGAATCCGCTCGACGGGCAGAAGGTCGGTGTCGGGCAGCCGTTCGCGTTCTATTTCGACGCCAACATCGCCGACAAGGCGGCCGCGGAGAAGGCCATCAAGATCACCGCGTCGCCTGCCACCGAAGGCGCGTTCTACTGGTTCGGCGAGAAGGAAGTCCACTGGCGCCCGAAGGAGTACTGGAAGGCGGGCACCACGGTCACGGTCGACGCCGCCGTCTACGGCAAGCACCTGGGCAACGGCGTCTTCGGCCGTGAGGACCGCAAGGCGACCGTGACGATCGGCGACTCGGTCGTCGCGGTGGCCGACGGGGCGACCCACCAGATGACGGTGACGGTCAACGGTGTCGTCGCGCGCACGATCCCGATCTCGACCGGCAAGAAGGCCCACGAGACGCCCGTCGGCACCTACGTGGTCATGAGCGAGCACACCAACTACACGATGGACTCCTCGACCTACGGCGTCCCGGTGGACTCCTCGGCCGGGTATCGCACGAAGGTCGCGGTGGCCAGCCGGATGTCGAACAGCGGCATCTTCTACCACTCGGCACCGTGGTCCGTGCGCGATCAAGGGGTCCGCAACGTCAGCCACGGCTGCATCAACATGTCCACGGAGAACGCCACCTGGTTGCAGAGCATCTCCAACAAGGGTGACGTCATCACCGTGCAGAACACCGGTGGACCGGTGCTGGAGGCCTGGGATGGCCTCAGCGTGTGGCAGATCCCTTGGGAGACCTGGAAACAGGGCGGCAAGCGCTAG
- the orn gene encoding oligoribonuclease produces the protein MTDRLVWIDCEMTGLDLGKDALIEIAALVTDSELNVLGPGVDLVIHTDDATLDGMPDVVREMHARSGLTEEVRASTLTLAEAERQVLDYIKQWVPEIRTAPLCGNSIATDRGFLARDMHELDNHLHYRMIDVSSIKELCRRWYPRIYYAQPDKGLAHRALADIQESIRELRYYRGTAFVAQPGPTTEEAKAVAESVMPTPET, from the coding sequence GTGACGGACCGCCTGGTATGGATCGACTGCGAGATGACAGGGCTCGACCTCGGCAAAGACGCCCTGATCGAGATCGCCGCCCTGGTCACCGACTCCGAACTCAACGTCCTGGGCCCCGGGGTGGACCTCGTGATCCACACCGACGACGCCACCCTCGACGGCATGCCCGACGTGGTCCGCGAAATGCACGCGCGCTCCGGCCTCACCGAAGAAGTCCGCGCCAGCACCCTGACCCTCGCCGAAGCCGAACGCCAAGTCCTCGACTACATCAAGCAATGGGTGCCCGAAATCCGCACCGCACCCCTCTGCGGCAACTCGATCGCCACCGACCGCGGCTTCCTCGCCCGCGACATGCACGAACTCGACAACCACCTGCACTACCGGATGATCGACGTCTCCTCGATCAAAGAACTCTGCAGGCGCTGGTACCCGAGGATCTACTACGCGCAGCCCGACAAAGGCCTAGCCCACCGCGCCCTCGCCGACATCCAAGAGTCGATCCGAGAACTGCGCTACTACCGGGGAACCGCCTTCGTCGCCCAACCCGGCCCCACGACAGAAGAGGCCAAAGCAGTCGCCGAATCCGTCATGCCAACCCCCGAGACATAA
- a CDS encoding RNA-binding S4 domain-containing protein, producing the protein MRDIEIKDDMIRLGQLLKLAGLAEDGAHAKELLDADEVAVNGEPEIRRGRQVHPGDIVTVGPDEIRVASRR; encoded by the coding sequence ATGCGCGACATCGAGATCAAGGACGACATGATCAGGCTCGGCCAACTGCTCAAGCTGGCGGGCCTGGCCGAGGACGGCGCACACGCCAAGGAACTGCTCGACGCCGACGAGGTGGCGGTCAACGGCGAACCCGAGATCCGCCGAGGCAGGCAGGTCCACCCCGGCGACATCGTCACCGTCGGCCCCGACGAGATCCGGGTCGCGAGCCGCCGCTAG
- a CDS encoding glutamate--cysteine ligase family protein, producing MGKDVESTEFTRADRQRFRQKIRRCLDVFAQMLSESRFESERPMAGLEIELNLVDDAGDPSMRNAEVLAAISDPAFQTELGQFNIEINLPPQRLKPNGLAAFEDLVRASLNEAEAKASKVNSHIVMVGILPTLRRAHISVDTLSANPRYKLLNEQVFAARGEDLEINIGGPERLVTQADSIAPESACTSVQYHLQVAPEDFAKFWNASQAISSIQLAMGANAPYLFGKQLWAETRIALFEQATDTRPDELKAQGVRPRVWFGDRWITSIFDLFEENVQYYSALLPLTDDEDPAEVLARGDTPELHELRLHNGTIYRWNRPIYDVVHGRPHLRVENRVLPAGPSVVDTMANGALYFGLVRALADQDRPLWTQMSFSAAFDNFHAAARNGIDARVYWPGVGEVPAAELVLRRLLPMAHDGLDAWGVAPADRDRLLGVIEQRCITGRNGATWQVDVVRGLEANTSVNREQALREMTRRYAKFMHSNEPVHTWPVS from the coding sequence ATGGGTAAGGATGTCGAGTCGACTGAGTTCACCCGCGCCGACCGCCAGCGGTTCCGGCAGAAGATCCGACGCTGCCTGGACGTGTTCGCGCAGATGCTGTCGGAGTCGCGGTTCGAGTCCGAGCGGCCGATGGCCGGGTTGGAGATCGAGCTCAACCTCGTCGACGACGCGGGTGACCCGTCCATGCGCAACGCCGAGGTGCTGGCCGCGATCTCGGACCCGGCTTTCCAGACCGAGCTGGGTCAGTTCAACATCGAGATCAACCTGCCGCCGCAGCGGTTGAAGCCGAACGGCCTGGCGGCGTTCGAGGACCTCGTCCGCGCGAGTCTCAACGAGGCGGAGGCGAAGGCGAGCAAGGTCAACTCGCACATCGTGATGGTCGGGATCCTGCCGACGCTGCGCCGCGCCCACATCTCGGTGGACACGCTGTCGGCCAATCCCCGGTACAAGTTGCTCAACGAGCAGGTCTTCGCCGCCCGCGGGGAGGACCTGGAGATCAACATCGGCGGCCCGGAGCGGTTGGTGACCCAGGCCGACTCGATCGCCCCGGAAAGCGCGTGCACCAGCGTGCAGTACCACCTGCAGGTGGCGCCGGAGGACTTCGCGAAGTTCTGGAACGCCAGCCAGGCCATCTCGTCGATCCAGCTCGCGATGGGCGCGAACGCGCCGTACCTGTTCGGCAAGCAGCTGTGGGCCGAGACCCGGATCGCGTTGTTCGAGCAGGCCACGGACACCCGCCCGGACGAGCTCAAGGCGCAGGGTGTCCGGCCGCGGGTGTGGTTCGGCGACCGGTGGATCACGTCGATCTTCGACCTGTTCGAGGAGAACGTGCAGTACTATTCGGCGCTGCTGCCGCTGACCGACGACGAGGACCCGGCGGAGGTGCTCGCCCGCGGCGACACACCGGAACTGCACGAACTGCGGCTGCACAACGGAACCATCTACCGCTGGAACCGCCCGATCTACGACGTCGTGCATGGTCGACCGCACCTGCGGGTGGAGAACCGTGTCCTGCCCGCGGGCCCGTCGGTGGTGGACACGATGGCCAACGGCGCCCTCTACTTCGGGCTGGTCCGCGCGTTGGCCGACCAGGACCGCCCACTGTGGACACAGATGAGCTTCTCCGCCGCCTTCGACAACTTCCACGCCGCCGCCCGCAACGGCATCGACGCGCGCGTCTACTGGCCCGGTGTCGGTGAGGTCCCCGCCGCCGAGCTCGTGCTGCGCAGGCTTCTGCCGATGGCCCACGACGGCCTCGACGCGTGGGGCGTCGCCCCGGCCGATCGTGACCGGCTGCTCGGGGTGATCGAGCAGCGGTGCATCACCGGCCGCAACGGCGCCACCTGGCAGGTCGACGTGGTGCGTGGGCTGGAGGCCAACACGTCGGTCAACCGCGAACAGGCCTTGCGCGAGATGACCCGCCGGTACGCGAAGTTCATGCACAGCAACGAGCCTGTGCACACGTGGCCCGTGTCGTGA
- a CDS encoding S1 family peptidase yields the protein MKVRSLLVGLMAAVAAVAGSGATASADDVSPMIVGGGNATQTYSFMVSLQSTSGGHFCGGSLIKANWVVTAAHCVSGKSPSSVQARIGTTNRTSGGSVARASRIIIHPSYRGPYDIALVQLSTSVSQAPVTIASASGAVGTRTRIIGWGQTCPIRGACGAPVTLQQLDTSIVADNECSGISGSIEICTDNPNNNAGACYGDSGGPQIKSVNGVWQLIGATSRSGGGSQCAVAPSIYTDVPAFRSWIQQYTGAL from the coding sequence ATGAAGGTTCGTTCCCTGCTAGTCGGACTCATGGCGGCCGTCGCGGCGGTGGCCGGGTCCGGCGCCACGGCGTCCGCCGACGACGTCAGCCCGATGATCGTGGGCGGCGGCAACGCCACCCAGACCTACAGCTTCATGGTGTCCCTGCAGTCCACCAGCGGCGGCCACTTCTGCGGCGGCTCGCTGATCAAGGCCAACTGGGTCGTCACCGCGGCCCACTGCGTGTCGGGCAAGTCCCCCAGCAGCGTCCAGGCGCGCATCGGGACGACCAACCGCACCAGCGGCGGCAGCGTCGCCCGCGCGTCGCGCATCATCATCCACCCGAGCTACCGGGGCCCGTACGACATCGCCCTGGTCCAGCTCAGCACCAGCGTCAGCCAGGCGCCGGTGACCATCGCCAGCGCGTCGGGCGCCGTCGGCACCCGCACCCGCATCATCGGGTGGGGCCAGACCTGCCCGATCCGGGGAGCCTGCGGCGCCCCGGTGACCCTGCAGCAGCTCGACACGTCGATCGTGGCGGACAACGAGTGCAGCGGGATCAGCGGCTCGATCGAGATCTGCACCGACAACCCCAACAACAACGCCGGCGCCTGCTACGGCGACTCGGGTGGTCCGCAGATCAAGTCCGTGAACGGCGTGTGGCAGCTCATCGGCGCCACCAGCCGCTCCGGCGGCGGATCGCAGTGCGCGGTGGCCCCGTCGATCTACACCGACGTCCCCGCGTTCCGCAGCTGGATCCAGCAGTACACCGGAGCCCTGTAG